A DNA window from Pseudomonas sp. B21-056 contains the following coding sequences:
- a CDS encoding amidohydrolase, whose protein sequence is MRDLSALPNLNIALVQTTLAWHDRQANLEHFESLLEQARGADLIILPEMFTTGFSMESQTLAEPEHGPTSVWMRTQAARLDAVITGSLIVQAADGSHRNRLLWVRPDGEVLHYDKRHLFRMAGEHDHYTPGERQVLFELKGWRVRPLICYDLRFPAWSRDAEDTDLLLYTANWPGARRQHWNRLLPARAIENLCYVAAVNRIGTDGKGFAYTGDSQVLDFQGETLLSAGEADGVFMVSLNAADLAAYRTRFPANLDADQFEFI, encoded by the coding sequence ATGCGTGATCTGAGCGCGTTGCCGAACCTCAATATCGCCCTGGTCCAGACGACCCTGGCGTGGCACGACCGCCAGGCCAACCTGGAACATTTCGAAAGCCTGCTGGAGCAGGCGCGCGGGGCAGACCTGATCATCCTGCCGGAAATGTTCACCACCGGGTTCTCCATGGAATCGCAAACCCTGGCGGAGCCCGAACATGGCCCCACCAGTGTATGGATGCGGACCCAGGCAGCAAGGCTGGATGCGGTGATCACCGGCAGCCTGATTGTCCAGGCCGCTGACGGCAGCCATCGCAATCGCCTGCTCTGGGTCCGACCGGACGGCGAGGTGCTGCATTACGACAAGCGACATCTGTTCCGCATGGCCGGCGAGCACGACCACTACACGCCGGGCGAGCGCCAGGTGCTGTTCGAGCTCAAGGGCTGGCGGGTCCGTCCGCTGATTTGCTACGACCTGCGTTTCCCGGCCTGGAGCCGTGACGCCGAGGACACCGACCTGTTGCTGTACACCGCCAACTGGCCGGGCGCCCGGCGCCAGCACTGGAACCGCCTGCTGCCGGCCCGCGCCATCGAGAACCTGTGCTACGTGGCGGCGGTGAACCGCATCGGCACCGACGGCAAGGGCTTTGCCTATACCGGCGACAGCCAGGTGCTGGATTTCCAGGGCGAAACCTTGCTCAGCGCGGGAGAGGCCGACGGTGTATTCATGGTGAGTTTGAATGCGGCGGACCTGGCGGCGTATCGCACGCGGTTTCCGGCGAACCTCGATGCCGATCAGTTCGAATTCATCTGA